A window from Sinanaerobacter sp. ZZT-01 encodes these proteins:
- a CDS encoding methyl-accepting chemotaxis protein, whose product MMKNLKVNAKLTVSFGIILLMLIFSSGVAIVSMTIMGQQIKDFSNQTVPNTGYVWQMRRDMVSIERNLLAALIEEKESNVNQYLQDAEEDAENVYRIVESLSKNSDIEEGVFKELDSNLDDLSDVRTQITEKLRSGQDEQAYDLYLNEYRPIFEKSAEIFINISDSEIQFGEEHSETANRILYASLIILILTMVISVIVTLFVIRAIKVVILTPIQEINSAAQILAQGNLHAEISYESRDELGQLADAMRVLMNTVVGIIKDLDYGLSEIGNGNFTVESNAEDLFIGEFLNLRKSMERIILQLSNALSNINEASEQVAIGSEQVSSGAQELSQGASEQAASIEEMLSMMNKISEHIKKNAEDAHNGKLNADEVEHLVVQSNDLMKQMIDAMSEISNTSSEIGKIIKSIDDIAFQTNILALNAAVEAARAGEAGKGFAVVADEVRNLAGKSAESAKNTAELIESSISAVENGVQIVKKTADSLDQVVHKTEDVNVVIDKIARSSEEQASSITQVTQAIDQISQVVQTNSATAEESAAASEELSSQSNFLKNLVSQFQLREVSSVNYKEERVELNERTEPCEPYEAVQNRESRVSDGKYE is encoded by the coding sequence ATGATGAAAAATTTAAAAGTGAATGCAAAATTAACAGTAAGTTTTGGCATTATTTTATTGATGCTGATTTTCAGTTCCGGAGTTGCGATTGTTAGTATGACAATTATGGGGCAGCAAATCAAAGACTTTTCGAATCAGACGGTACCGAATACGGGATATGTATGGCAGATGCGAAGAGATATGGTATCGATAGAGAGAAATTTATTGGCAGCATTGATTGAAGAAAAGGAGAGTAATGTAAATCAGTATCTTCAAGATGCTGAAGAAGATGCAGAAAATGTGTATCGCATTGTTGAAAGCCTAAGCAAAAACTCTGATATAGAGGAAGGTGTTTTTAAAGAATTAGATTCGAATTTAGATGATCTCTCTGATGTAAGGACACAAATTACAGAAAAATTAAGAAGTGGGCAAGATGAACAGGCATATGATCTATACTTAAATGAATATCGTCCTATCTTTGAAAAAAGTGCCGAAATTTTTATAAATATTTCGGATAGTGAAATACAATTTGGAGAGGAACATAGTGAAACAGCAAATAGAATACTGTATGCCAGCCTTATTATCCTAATTCTTACAATGGTGATTTCAGTCATAGTTACCCTGTTTGTGATAAGAGCGATTAAAGTAGTAATTTTGACACCAATACAGGAAATTAATTCTGCGGCGCAGATACTTGCACAAGGAAATCTGCATGCTGAAATTTCTTATGAGAGTAGAGATGAACTCGGACAGCTGGCAGATGCTATGCGGGTTCTGATGAATACAGTGGTTGGAATTATCAAGGATTTGGATTATGGACTCAGTGAAATTGGAAACGGAAACTTCACAGTAGAAAGTAATGCCGAAGATCTGTTCATCGGTGAATTTTTAAATTTACGGAAATCTATGGAACGGATTATTTTGCAGCTTTCCAATGCGCTTTCAAACATCAACGAGGCTTCTGAGCAAGTTGCAATTGGTTCAGAACAGGTATCCAGCGGAGCGCAAGAACTATCCCAAGGGGCAAGTGAACAGGCTGCGTCTATAGAAGAAATGCTCAGCATGATGAATAAAATATCTGAACATATTAAAAAGAATGCAGAAGATGCGCACAATGGAAAATTGAATGCCGACGAGGTAGAGCATCTTGTTGTGCAGAGCAATGATTTGATGAAACAAATGATTGATGCGATGTCTGAAATCAGCAATACCTCCAGTGAAATTGGTAAAATTATAAAAAGCATCGATGACATTGCATTCCAGACGAATATACTTGCATTAAATGCAGCGGTTGAAGCGGCTCGCGCTGGTGAAGCAGGAAAGGGATTTGCTGTTGTTGCAGATGAAGTGAGAAATCTTGCAGGAAAATCAGCTGAAAGTGCTAAAAATACAGCAGAATTGATTGAAAGCAGCATTAGTGCCGTTGAAAATGGTGTGCAGATTGTAAAGAAGACAGCAGATTCTTTAGATCAGGTTGTTCATAAGACAGAAGACGTAAATGTGGTTATAGATAAGATTGCACGTTCTTCTGAAGAGCAGGCTTCTTCCATTACACAAGTGACGCAGGCAATTGACCAGATTTCTCAGGTGGTGCAGACAAATTCTGCAACTGCGGAAGAAAGTGCAGCGGCAAGTGAAGAATTGTCAAGCCAATCCAATTTTTTAAAGAACTTAGTATCACAATTTCAATTACGGGAAGTGAGCAGTGTGAATTATAAGGAAGAAAGAGTGGAATTGAATGAGAGGACAGAACCTTGTGAGCCTTATGAAGCGGTGCAAAATAGAGAGAGTAGAGTATCAGATGGAAAGTACGAATAA
- a CDS encoding acyl-CoA dehydratase activase, which produces MQTAYLGIDTGSISTKGVIIDENNKILAADYIWTEGDPIGAVKKIVNLLRQQINERNISIFSIGTTGSARKLIGVMLGAKVVKNEITAHAIGTLSVFPDVQTIFEIGGQDSKIILIDDGVVVDYAMNTICAAGTGSFLSSQAKRLGMEVTEFGEIALASKNPSKLAARCTVFAESDMVHKAQIGHKKEDIIAGLCTAVVANYLNNVGKGKRIKAPIVFQGGVSKNAGVIRAFEEATHEKIHVDPNSHLMGALGVAILSKKAKRETPFPLNISDITYETMGYDCKGCPNHCEIICFYKDGILIDSWGNRCANGNPMQQSLKNA; this is translated from the coding sequence ATGCAAACAGCTTATTTAGGTATTGACACCGGTTCAATTTCTACAAAAGGTGTTATTATTGATGAAAATAATAAAATTCTTGCTGCCGATTACATTTGGACGGAAGGTGATCCAATCGGCGCCGTAAAAAAAATTGTCAATCTGCTCAGGCAGCAGATCAATGAGAGGAACATTTCCATTTTCTCGATCGGCACTACGGGCTCTGCCAGAAAATTAATCGGAGTCATGCTTGGTGCAAAAGTAGTGAAAAATGAAATAACTGCTCACGCAATTGGCACCCTCTCTGTCTTTCCTGATGTGCAAACCATATTTGAAATCGGAGGGCAAGATTCAAAAATCATCTTAATCGACGATGGGGTTGTCGTCGACTATGCCATGAACACAATTTGTGCCGCCGGAACCGGCTCCTTTTTGTCTTCACAGGCAAAAAGACTGGGGATGGAGGTAACCGAATTCGGCGAAATCGCTCTGGCCTCAAAAAACCCGTCAAAGCTTGCTGCAAGATGCACTGTCTTTGCTGAATCCGACATGGTACACAAGGCTCAAATCGGACATAAGAAAGAAGACATTATCGCGGGGCTCTGCACTGCTGTAGTCGCAAATTATCTGAATAACGTCGGGAAGGGCAAGCGGATAAAAGCTCCAATTGTCTTTCAAGGAGGCGTAAGTAAAAATGCTGGTGTAATCCGAGCCTTTGAAGAAGCGACTCATGAGAAAATTCATGTAGACCCAAACTCTCATTTAATGGGTGCCTTGGGAGTTGCAATACTATCAAAAAAAGCTAAGAGAGAAACTCCTTTTCCTCTTAATATTTCCGATATTACCTATGAGACTATGGGGTACGACTGCAAAGGCTGCCCAAATCATTGTGAGATTATCTGCTTTTATAAAGATGGCATCTTAATCGATTCATGGGGGAACCGATGTGCGAATGGAAACCCGATGCAGCAGTCATTAAAAAACGCCTGA
- a CDS encoding zinc-binding dehydrogenase has product MKKGCPYGTQRVISPKGALPQPADVIDNTMEIYDNEVLIDVMTLNIDSASFTEIEKRAGEDIEEIKKTILQIVEKAGKMKNPWTGSGGMLIGVVKEIGPNFEGDLKVGDKIATLVSLSLTPLKIDEIIEIRPDIDQVDIKGQAILFQSGLYAKLPDDIPESLALSALDVAGAPAQTAKFAKVGDTVVVVGGGGKAGMLVTYEAKKRVGVTGKVIVIDGLDRAIDRAKKLGYADEYVLADATDSLEIYKIVSELTDGKLADLVINCVNIENTEMSCILACRSHGIVYFFSMATSFTKAALGAEGVGKDIEMIVGNGYCEGHAEITLQVLRESEPIRKMFQELYA; this is encoded by the coding sequence ATGAAAAAAGGTTGCCCATACGGAACACAAAGAGTTATTTCACCAAAGGGAGCGCTTCCACAGCCTGCTGATGTGATTGATAATACAATGGAGATTTACGATAATGAAGTATTGATTGATGTAATGACATTGAATATTGATTCTGCATCTTTTACTGAAATTGAAAAAAGAGCAGGTGAAGATATCGAAGAAATTAAGAAAACAATTTTACAGATTGTTGAAAAAGCTGGAAAGATGAAAAATCCGTGGACTGGTTCTGGCGGTATGCTGATTGGTGTTGTAAAAGAAATCGGACCTAACTTTGAAGGAGATTTAAAAGTTGGAGATAAAATTGCAACATTAGTATCTCTTTCCCTTACACCTTTAAAAATTGATGAAATTATAGAAATCAGACCGGATATTGATCAGGTTGATATTAAAGGACAGGCTATTTTATTCCAGAGTGGTTTATATGCAAAGCTTCCTGACGATATTCCTGAAAGCTTAGCACTATCTGCGTTGGACGTTGCCGGAGCACCTGCACAGACAGCAAAATTTGCTAAAGTAGGCGATACGGTAGTCGTTGTTGGCGGTGGCGGCAAAGCAGGAATGTTGGTTACGTATGAAGCGAAAAAGAGAGTTGGCGTAACTGGAAAGGTAATCGTAATTGATGGTTTGGATCGAGCAATTGATCGAGCAAAAAAATTAGGATACGCAGATGAATACGTTCTTGCAGATGCAACAGATTCTTTAGAAATTTACAAAATCGTCTCCGAACTTACTGACGGAAAGCTTGCAGACCTTGTTATTAACTGTGTAAACATTGAAAATACAGAAATGTCTTGCATCCTTGCTTGCAGATCACATGGAATCGTTTACTTCTTCTCCATGGCAACAAGCTTTACAAAAGCAGCTTTAGGTGCAGAAGGTGTTGGCAAAGATATCGAGATGATTGTAGGAAACGGTTATTGTGAAGGACATGCAGAAATTACATTACAGGTATTAAGAGAAAGCGAACCGATTCGAAAGATGTTTCAAGAGCTTTACGCTTAA
- a CDS encoding helix-turn-helix transcriptional regulator, protein MQNLKKIRTEKKMNQLNLGMKVGVDQVSISAYELGKSYPSIQTLLKICTLFHVSCDFLLDLTDIRTPVNELIINQFTADELELLEVFRRIPQNKKERAIGILIGLSEDF, encoded by the coding sequence ATGCAAAATTTAAAAAAAATAAGGACAGAAAAGAAAATGAATCAACTCAATTTAGGAATGAAAGTAGGTGTCGACCAAGTATCGATTAGTGCTTACGAACTTGGAAAATCATACCCAAGTATTCAAACTCTATTAAAAATATGTACTCTTTTTCATGTTTCATGTGATTTTCTTTTGGATTTAACCGATATACGAACTCCAGTCAATGAATTGATCATTAATCAGTTTACAGCGGATGAACTGGAGTTACTAGAGGTTTTCCGACGAATCCCCCAAAACAAAAAAGAACGCGCTATTGGAATATTGATCGGTTTATCAGAAGATTTTTAA
- a CDS encoding serine hydrolase domain-containing protein, with product MEQLRDKLNHLAQASVEEYSLPGLVLGINIGKNSKIAPKGFHYKGAAGYRNVETKEAMYADHIFHMASVTKLFVGTAVMQLWEKGILSLEERLTDLFPLLKGVQPEFEEVTVRHLLTHTSGLSNVKDFGWDKPEIEEGALQSYVVSNEVKEIEFLSRPDDAIFHYSDVGYEILGAVIEKKTGTTFEEYIRKNIFELLGMKQSTLLTFERTYGLPEIKKLRNEGEAVCNKTEIVKQLLSLENLSRVGLAIPHKRDEKDKMVLEANYPYNRVHGPSSTLTSSISDMQRFAESHLNHITGRHETASLLEPETYEMIWKKCALVPNNREHIGLSWFIREQNGYFLYGHEGTDDGFRASFWICPQLDVSILVNSNITKAPVKRISKKAFELIVQSHI from the coding sequence GTGGAGCAACTAAGAGACAAATTAAATCATCTGGCACAGGCTTCTGTAGAAGAGTATTCTTTGCCTGGGCTGGTTTTGGGTATCAATATAGGGAAAAACAGTAAAATTGCACCGAAAGGCTTTCACTACAAAGGCGCAGCTGGTTACCGAAATGTTGAAACAAAAGAAGCGATGTATGCGGATCATATTTTTCACATGGCTTCCGTCACGAAGCTTTTTGTGGGAACTGCTGTCATGCAGCTGTGGGAAAAGGGAATTCTTTCTTTGGAAGAACGCCTGACAGACCTATTTCCTCTATTAAAAGGTGTACAGCCTGAATTTGAAGAGGTTACTGTGAGACATTTATTAACACATACATCGGGTTTGAGCAATGTAAAGGATTTTGGCTGGGATAAGCCAGAAATTGAGGAAGGAGCATTACAAAGCTATGTGGTCTCGAACGAAGTAAAAGAAATTGAGTTTTTAAGTAGACCGGATGATGCTATATTCCACTATTCCGATGTGGGATATGAAATACTGGGTGCGGTGATTGAAAAAAAGACGGGAACAACATTTGAAGAATACATCCGAAAAAATATTTTTGAATTACTTGGAATGAAGCAGTCTACATTATTGACGTTTGAAAGAACCTATGGCTTGCCGGAAATAAAGAAGTTACGAAACGAAGGCGAGGCTGTTTGTAATAAAACTGAAATCGTAAAGCAACTTTTATCTTTGGAAAATCTGAGCCGTGTCGGATTGGCGATACCGCATAAGCGGGATGAGAAGGATAAAATGGTGTTGGAAGCGAATTATCCGTACAACAGAGTGCATGGGCCAAGCTCAACTTTAACTTCCAGCATATCAGACATGCAGCGATTTGCGGAATCGCATTTAAATCATATTACAGGACGTCATGAGACTGCATCGCTTTTGGAACCGGAAACCTATGAAATGATCTGGAAAAAATGTGCGCTTGTACCAAACAACAGAGAACACATTGGACTTAGCTGGTTTATCAGAGAGCAAAATGGATACTTCCTTTATGGGCACGAGGGAACGGATGATGGCTTTCGAGCCAGCTTTTGGATTTGCCCGCAGCTTGACGTGAGTATCTTGGTTAATTCAAATATTACGAAGGCACCGGTTAAAAGAATATCAAAAAAAGCGTTTGAGCTTATTGTACAATCTCATATATAA
- a CDS encoding 2-hydroxyacyl-CoA dehydratase has protein sequence MQKIISFPHIGNYYVPIEIFLKLIFPEHIILPSPKITKRTLELGSKYSPDFVCVPFKYNLGNYIEALENGATVLIQVCGGCRYGYYAEIQEKILKDLGYQFEFIKIGWGKFNPIKIYQLFRKTGASASFPTFIRYALLTIKMIEVLDSFESYIRENIGFEKKKNSLETLHQQFLSDLRTVRGFRQLSRLQSEYKSKLKTIKIEKPSDCLKIGIVGELYSLMEPFSSFFIEKELSKQQIQVRRFITVTFLLNKLKLDKKILKSAGSYLKYAIGADGTDSVEKSQLLAKQGYDGIIHMKPFGCTPEVNAMPILQKISNDYKIPILYFSFDSQTSETGVKTRLEAFYDMLLMRKEHEKCKQLI, from the coding sequence ATGCAAAAGATAATTAGTTTTCCGCACATCGGAAATTATTACGTGCCGATAGAAATATTCTTGAAACTGATATTCCCTGAACACATCATCCTTCCATCTCCTAAAATAACAAAGCGCACCCTTGAGTTAGGCAGCAAATACAGTCCGGATTTTGTATGCGTGCCATTCAAATATAATCTCGGAAATTATATTGAAGCATTGGAAAACGGCGCAACTGTTTTAATTCAAGTATGTGGAGGATGCCGCTACGGCTACTATGCTGAAATTCAAGAAAAAATATTAAAAGACTTAGGTTATCAATTTGAATTTATAAAGATTGGCTGGGGTAAATTTAATCCGATAAAAATATATCAGCTTTTTAGAAAAACAGGAGCTTCTGCTTCTTTTCCTACGTTCATCCGTTATGCTTTACTCACCATTAAAATGATTGAGGTATTAGACTCTTTTGAAAGCTATATACGAGAAAATATCGGGTTTGAAAAGAAGAAAAACAGTCTTGAAACCCTTCATCAACAGTTCTTGTCCGATCTGAGAACCGTACGCGGCTTTCGTCAATTAAGCAGGCTGCAAAGTGAGTATAAATCTAAATTAAAGACAATTAAGATAGAGAAACCCTCTGATTGCTTAAAAATAGGCATTGTTGGAGAACTCTATTCATTAATGGAGCCCTTCAGCAGCTTTTTTATCGAAAAGGAGCTGTCTAAGCAGCAGATTCAGGTTCGCCGCTTTATTACCGTCACTTTTTTGTTAAATAAATTGAAGCTGGATAAAAAAATATTAAAATCCGCCGGTTCCTACTTAAAATACGCAATTGGCGCAGATGGAACTGACAGTGTGGAGAAATCGCAGCTATTAGCCAAACAGGGGTACGACGGGATCATTCACATGAAGCCATTTGGATGCACACCAGAAGTAAATGCAATGCCAATTCTTCAAAAAATAAGTAACGATTATAAAATACCGATTCTTTATTTCAGCTTTGATTCGCAGACTTCTGAAACTGGAGTGAAAACCAGATTAGAAGCCTTTTACGACATGCTCTTAATGAGAAAGGAACACGAAAAATGCAAACAGCTTATTTAG
- a CDS encoding acyl-CoA dehydratase activase-related protein produces MVIGLPKAMLYYRYQILWETFFHELGFETVTSGDTNQKVLEDGVRYSIDESCLPSKIFMGHVHSLIGKCDYILIPRVVNYGYCKEVCVKFNALYDIVNNTFENVNILDYNLSVTQGEKEQKGFIKMGMILGKSPLRSLHAYKKAKKAQALHDTLKVKEQERILESEKLKLLIVSHPYITYDRFIGFPITEYIQRLGAIPIYADLINKKESLKRSEEISDSLYWLYNKELIGAIQLLEDKIDGIILLTAFPCGPDSLVNELILRKSKKLPTINIIVDELQGEAGLQTRIESFLDIIQQRLDQKEKIQKRIV; encoded by the coding sequence ATGGTAATCGGTTTACCTAAAGCAATGCTTTATTATAGATATCAAATTTTATGGGAAACATTTTTCCACGAGCTGGGTTTTGAAACAGTGACAAGTGGCGATACCAATCAAAAAGTATTGGAAGACGGTGTAAGATACTCAATTGATGAAAGCTGCCTGCCTTCTAAAATTTTCATGGGGCATGTTCATTCTTTAATTGGAAAATGTGACTATATACTAATCCCTCGAGTTGTCAACTACGGTTACTGCAAAGAGGTCTGCGTCAAGTTTAACGCATTATATGACATTGTAAACAACACATTTGAGAATGTAAACATCCTAGATTACAACCTCAGTGTCACACAAGGTGAGAAAGAACAAAAAGGTTTTATAAAAATGGGAATGATTTTGGGAAAAAGTCCTTTACGTTCTCTTCATGCTTACAAAAAAGCAAAAAAAGCGCAAGCACTTCATGATACCTTAAAAGTAAAGGAACAAGAGCGCATCTTAGAGAGCGAAAAATTAAAATTGTTAATTGTCTCTCATCCTTATATTACTTATGATCGTTTTATTGGATTTCCAATTACAGAATACATCCAGAGGTTAGGAGCCATTCCAATTTATGCGGATCTCATCAATAAAAAAGAAAGCTTGAAACGCTCTGAGGAAATTTCAGATTCCTTGTATTGGCTTTATAACAAAGAGCTGATCGGTGCCATTCAATTATTGGAAGACAAAATTGACGGTATTATTTTGCTTACAGCCTTTCCATGTGGACCTGATTCACTGGTAAATGAGCTCATTCTTCGTAAATCAAAAAAGCTGCCTACGATTAACATCATTGTAGATGAGCTGCAAGGTGAGGCAGGTCTACAGACACGAATTGAAAGCTTTTTAGATATCATTCAACAAAGACTCGACCAAAAAGAAAAAATACAAAAAAGGATTGTTTAA